The Porites lutea chromosome 4, jaPorLute2.1, whole genome shotgun sequence genome contains a region encoding:
- the LOC140934454 gene encoding uncharacterized protein, producing the protein MKYKESRRCLKNAFSTKAYLYRDPPNTLDELVECYNNTLRSVLDKHAPVRARHLKSQSRPPWFNDEIVKARRERRRAERKWRASRLNSDLAVFKAKRNFALHVMNESRRAYYKQYIDENSSDQGRLFRASKRLLNFHVDRTLPPHSDARMLANEMGEYFVHKITAIRSALDADASGATSLATSASTCSEFSEFSPLSEESVRRIAASCAKSCAFDPLPSSILSFCLDELLPVIRKIVNLSLESGVFAENWKNALVHPLLKKAGLKPINKNFRPVSNLQVTSKITEKSVAIQLQDHMTANNLFPVLQSAYRQNHSTETALLKVKNDLLLNMDKGHVTLLVMLDLSAAFDTVDHGILLHRLQSKLGLRDKALSWFKSYLAGRTQQVSVNGSLSDKFNLSCGVPQGSCLGPLLFTIYASSLFDIMKSHLPSVHTYADDTQLYISFNPVDKTSEADAVIAIENCIRDVRAWMRDDKLMLNDDKTEFLIIGTERQLSKVSVDKIKIGQAEVSPASSVRNLGTWFDSHLDMSTHVTKTCASAFYYLYNIRHIRKYLSRESTERLVHAFITSRLDYCNGFLYGAPEYQIKKLQRVMNASARLVYCAPKYCHVTPLLRELHWLPVRLRVDFKILLVTFKILHGVAPSYLKDLVSVLPVSRYQLRRNNNGIFSFTPASYNMKATSPFTSQPAMPPPGVFVGPYLPWHNNHFFMSMNGRIKKSTGCRRVFSDPFDPIFVELVVQHDERDYYNDTNRFRQIGNE; encoded by the exons TTTATATCGTGACCCTCCTAATACTCTTGATGAACTTGTGGAATGTTACAATAATACTCTAAGATCAGTATTGGATAAACATGCGCCAGTCCGGGCTCGCCACCTGAAGTCTCAGTCACGTCCTCCATGGTTTAATGATGAAATAGTGAAGGCGAGACGTGAAAGACGGCGTGCTGAAAGGAAATGGCGGGCTAGTCGGCTTAATTCTGATCTCGCTGTATTTAAAGCCAAACGAAATTTTGCATTGCATGTCATGAATGAGTCTAGACGGGCCTATTATAAACAATATATTGATGAGAATAGTTCTGACCAGGGAAGGCTTTTTCGGGCCAGTAAACgccttttgaattttcatgtagaTAGGACTCTGCCGCCTCATTCGGATGCTCGGATGCTAGCTAATGAGATGGGCGAGTATTTTGTCCACAAAATCACGGCTATTCGGTCTGCGCTGGATGCGGATGCCAGTGGCGCAACTTCGCTTGCTACATCAGCCTCAACGTGTAGtgagttttctgaattttctccaCTGTCTGAGGAGAGTGTACGGAGAATTGCTGCCTCATGTGCAAAGTCGTGCGCCTTTGATCCCCTACCATCGTCTATTCTGTCCTTCTGTTTGGATGAACTGCTCCCTGTTATTAGGAAAATTGTCAACTTGTCTCTTGAGTCTGGCGTCTTTGCAGAGAACTGGAAGAATGCTTTAGTTCACCCCTTGCTTAAGAAAGCAGGACTCAAACCTATTAACAAAAATTTTCGACCGGTGAGCAACTTGCAGGTTACATCAAAGATCACGGAAAAGTCCGTGGCTATCCAATTACAAGATCATATGACAGCCAACAACTTATTTCCTGTCCTCCAAAGCGCATATCGGCAGAATCACAGCACTGAGACGGCgttattaaaagttaaaaacgatCTTCTGCTAAATATGGACAAAGGTCACGTCACATTGCTTGTTATGTTAGATCTCAGCGCTGCGTTTGACACCGTAGATCACGGTATTCTTCTGCACAGGCTGCAGTCCAAGCTTGGCCTTCGGGATAAGGCTTTATCATGGTTTAAATCTTATTTGGCGGGAAGAACGCAGCAGGTCTCAGTTAACGGATCGCTCTCTGATAAATTTAATCTGTCTTGCGGGGTCCCACAAGGTTCTTGTTTGGGCCCCCTCTTATTTACCATCTACGCGAGTTCGCTGTTTGACATCATGAAATCTCATCTGCCATCCGTTCACACCTACGCGGACGATACACAGCTATATATATCGTTTAATCCCGTTGATAAGACCAGCGAGGCTGATGCTGTGATTGCGATTGAGAACTGTATTCGTGACGTTCGCGCTTGGATGAGAGATGATAAGTTAATGCTAAATGACGATAAAACTGAGTTCCTGATCATTGGCACGGAACGACAGTTATCAAAGGTGTCCGTTGACAAGATCAAGATCGGCCAAGCTGAGGTATCGCCTGCTTCTTCAGTGCGCAATTTGGGCACCTGGTTCGATTCTCATCTGGACATGTCGACTCATGTGACTAAGACTTGTGCTAGcgcgttttattatttgtacaatatccGGCACATTAGGAAGTATTTGTCTCGTGAGTCCACCGAGAGGCTTGTTCACGCGTTCATCACAAGCAGGCTTGACTACTGTAATGGTTTTTTGTACGGTGCTCCTGAgtatcaaattaagaaacttcaaaGAGTCATGAATGCCAGTGCTCGATTGGTTTACTGTGCACCTAAGTATTGTCACGTTACTCCTTTGCTAAGAGAActccactggctaccagtgcgcTTGCGCGTAGATTTTAAGATTCTCCTTGTTACATTTAAGATTCTTCACGGTGTTGCGCCTAGCTATCTTAAGGATCTTGTCTCTGTCTTACCGGTCTCACGTTACCAACTACGCCGTAACAATAATGGTATATT TTCCTTCACACCAGCCAGTTACAATATGAAGGCAACATCTCCATTCACGAGTCAACCAGCGATGCCGCCACCCGGCGTGTTTGTTGGGCCATATTTGCCATGGCATAATAACCATTTTTTTATGTCAATGAATGGAAGAATCAAGAAGTCCACCGGCTGCAGAAGAGTGTTTTCCGACCCTTTTGACCCAATATTTGTGGAACTAGTGGTACAGCATGACGAGCGCGATTATTACAATGACACGAACCGATTCCGCCAAATTGGGAATGAGTAG